A section of the Rhizobium sp. BG4 genome encodes:
- a CDS encoding Hsp33 family molecular chaperone codes for MAEAAAALGEFDFAGDDHVVPFQVEGLDVRGRAVQLGPMLDAILERHHYPAPVARLLAEVIVLTVLLGTSLKFDGKFTVQTKGDGPVDLLVADFSTPENVRAYARFDQALLDEAIAAGQTEPEQLLGRGVLAFTIDQGKFSQPYQGIVALDGASLEEIAGTYFRQSEQIPTRVRLAAAELLDRDDSGKPRHRWRAGGLVAQFLPEAPERMRQQDLHGGDGDESGQPLKEDDSWTEARTMVETIDADELTDPQVGTERLLFRLFHERGVRVYDAKEVFDRCSCSRDKIKGVLKGFSADEIKASQENGEIAVTCEFCSTTYRFEPAELQPAE; via the coding sequence ATGGCAGAAGCTGCAGCCGCTCTTGGCGAGTTCGATTTCGCCGGTGATGATCATGTTGTCCCGTTTCAGGTTGAAGGTCTGGATGTGCGCGGCCGCGCCGTCCAGCTCGGCCCGATGCTGGACGCCATCCTGGAGCGCCACCACTATCCCGCACCCGTTGCCCGCCTTCTCGCCGAAGTGATCGTGCTGACGGTGCTGCTCGGCACGTCGCTGAAATTCGACGGCAAGTTCACTGTCCAGACGAAGGGCGATGGCCCCGTCGATCTGCTGGTCGCCGATTTCTCGACGCCTGAGAATGTGCGCGCCTATGCGCGCTTCGATCAGGCGCTGCTCGACGAAGCGATCGCCGCCGGCCAGACCGAGCCCGAACAGCTGCTCGGCAGGGGCGTGCTCGCCTTCACGATCGACCAGGGCAAGTTCAGCCAGCCCTATCAGGGCATCGTCGCGCTCGACGGCGCCTCGCTGGAAGAGATTGCCGGCACCTATTTCCGCCAGTCCGAGCAGATCCCGACCCGGGTTCGTCTCGCTGCAGCCGAACTGCTCGACCGTGACGACAGCGGCAAGCCGCGCCATCGCTGGCGGGCAGGCGGCCTCGTCGCCCAGTTCCTGCCGGAAGCGCCGGAGCGCATGCGCCAGCAGGATCTGCACGGTGGCGATGGCGACGAGAGCGGCCAGCCGCTGAAGGAAGACGATTCCTGGACCGAGGCACGCACGATGGTGGAAACCATCGATGCCGACGAGCTGACCGACCCGCAGGTCGGAACCGAGCGTCTGCTCTTCCGCCTCTTCCACGAGCGCGGCGTGCGCGTCTATGACGCCAAGGAGGTCTTCGACCGCTGCAGCTGTTCGCGCGACAAGATCAAGGGCGTGCTGAAGGGCTTCTCGGCAGACGAGATCAAGGCGAGCCAGGAGAATGGCGAAATCGCGGTCACCTGCGAGTTCTGCTCGACGACCTA
- the argF gene encoding ornithine carbamoyltransferase, with amino-acid sequence MASPKHFLDLSAVSSADLRVIMNDAISRKQAFKAGAGDKPLAGKMLAMIFEKPSTRTRVSFDVGMRQLGGETLFLSGTEMQLGRAETIGDTAKVLSRYVDAIMIRTTEHHRMLELAEHATVPVINALTDDTHPCQIMADIMTFEEHRGPIKGKTIAWTGDGNNVLHSLVEGAARFGYRMNMAVPLGSEPKDHYLNWARNEGAEILLSHDADRAVEGADCVVTDTWVSMNQEHRARGHNVFQPYQVNQALMAKAGKDALFMHCLPAHRGEEVTDEVIDGPQSVVFDEAENRLHAQKSILAWCLGAI; translated from the coding sequence ATGGCTTCCCCCAAACACTTCCTCGATCTCTCGGCGGTCAGCTCCGCCGATCTGCGCGTCATCATGAATGATGCGATCTCGCGCAAGCAGGCTTTCAAGGCAGGCGCCGGCGACAAGCCGCTCGCCGGCAAGATGCTGGCGATGATCTTCGAAAAGCCGTCCACACGTACCCGCGTCTCCTTCGATGTCGGCATGCGCCAGCTCGGCGGCGAGACACTGTTCCTCTCGGGCACTGAAATGCAGCTCGGCCGCGCCGAGACGATCGGCGACACCGCCAAGGTCCTGTCGCGTTATGTCGATGCGATCATGATCCGCACCACCGAGCATCACCGCATGCTCGAGCTTGCCGAGCATGCCACCGTGCCGGTCATCAACGCGCTGACCGACGATACCCATCCGTGCCAGATCATGGCCGATATCATGACCTTCGAAGAGCATCGCGGCCCGATCAAGGGCAAGACGATCGCCTGGACGGGCGACGGCAACAACGTGCTGCATTCGCTGGTCGAAGGCGCTGCCCGTTTCGGCTATCGCATGAACATGGCCGTACCCCTTGGTTCCGAGCCGAAGGATCACTATCTGAACTGGGCCCGCAATGAGGGCGCCGAAATCCTGCTCAGCCATGATGCCGACCGTGCGGTCGAAGGCGCCGATTGCGTGGTAACCGATACCTGGGTCTCCATGAATCAGGAACATCGGGCTCGCGGTCACAACGTCTTCCAGCCCTATCAGGTCAATCAGGCTTTGATGGCAAAGGCCGGCAAGGATGCATTGTTCATGCATTGCCTGCCCGCCCATCGTGGTGAGGAAGTCACGGACGAAGTGATCGATGGCCCGCAATCCGTGGTCTTCGATGAAGCGGAAAACCGTCTTCATGCGCAGAAGTCGATTCTTGCATGGTGCCTGGGCGCGATCTGA
- a CDS encoding aspartate aminotransferase family protein: MAEAAPLYDTYSRAPLRFERGEGVWLITETGERYLDFGAGVAVTSVGHSHPHVVDALKAQAEKVWHLSNIYEIPGQEKLARRLTEATFADKVFFTNSGAEALECAIKTARRYQYSKGHPERFHIITFEGAFHGRTLATIAAGGQEKYLEGFGPKTPGFDQVPFGDVEAVRAAITDATAAILIEPVQGEGGIRPATVEFMKALRQLCDEHGLLLILDEVQTGVGRTGKFFAYEWSGVSPDIMAVAKGIGGGFPLGACLATADAASGMKAGTHGSTYGGNPLAMAVGSAVLDIVLADGFLQHVRDVSLVFRQGLASLKDRYPDVIEDIRGEGLLLGIKAVVPSSELLAAIRSAHLLGVPAGDNVIRLLPPLVVTAEEAREGLARIEQAAESIRAAKAKKTA; the protein is encoded by the coding sequence ATGGCTGAAGCCGCGCCGCTATATGATACCTATTCTCGTGCCCCTCTGCGGTTCGAGCGAGGTGAGGGCGTCTGGCTGATTACCGAGACCGGCGAGCGATATCTGGATTTTGGCGCGGGCGTTGCCGTGACCTCCGTTGGCCACAGCCATCCTCACGTTGTCGATGCGCTGAAGGCGCAGGCCGAGAAGGTCTGGCACCTCTCCAATATCTATGAGATCCCCGGTCAGGAAAAGCTCGCCAGGCGGCTGACGGAAGCGACTTTCGCCGACAAGGTGTTCTTCACCAATTCGGGTGCGGAAGCCCTGGAATGCGCGATCAAGACCGCGCGCCGCTACCAGTATTCGAAGGGCCATCCGGAGCGCTTCCATATCATCACCTTCGAAGGCGCCTTCCATGGCCGTACGCTGGCGACGATCGCCGCCGGCGGCCAGGAGAAGTATCTCGAAGGCTTCGGTCCGAAGACCCCCGGTTTCGACCAGGTGCCTTTCGGCGATGTCGAAGCCGTCCGCGCGGCGATCACCGACGCGACGGCAGCCATTCTGATCGAGCCCGTACAGGGCGAGGGCGGTATCCGCCCAGCGACCGTCGAGTTCATGAAGGCGCTGCGCCAGCTTTGCGATGAGCATGGCCTGCTGCTGATCCTCGACGAAGTCCAGACCGGCGTTGGCCGTACCGGCAAGTTCTTCGCCTATGAATGGTCCGGCGTTAGCCCCGACATCATGGCTGTTGCCAAGGGCATCGGCGGCGGTTTCCCGCTCGGAGCCTGCCTTGCAACGGCTGACGCGGCCTCCGGCATGAAGGCCGGCACACATGGCTCGACCTATGGCGGCAATCCGCTCGCCATGGCCGTTGGCAGTGCCGTTCTCGATATCGTGCTCGCCGATGGCTTCCTGCAGCACGTCCGCGACGTGTCGCTGGTCTTCCGCCAGGGCCTGGCGTCGCTGAAGGATCGCTATCCTGACGTGATCGAGGATATCCGCGGCGAAGGCCTGCTGCTCGGCATCAAGGCCGTCGTTCCCTCGAGCGAACTCCTGGCTGCGATCCGTAGCGCGCATCTGCTGGGTGTCCCGGCGGGCGATAACGTCATCCGTCTCCTGCCGCCTCTGGTGGTGACTGCGGAAGAAGCCCGCGAAGGCCTCGCACGCATCGAGCAGGCCGCCGAGAGCATTCGCGCAGCCAAGGCCAAGAAGACGGCTTGA